The following coding sequences are from one Rutidosis leptorrhynchoides isolate AG116_Rl617_1_P2 chromosome 11, CSIRO_AGI_Rlap_v1, whole genome shotgun sequence window:
- the LOC139874929 gene encoding uncharacterized protein produces MYPRPARNPLAGIIFYPYTCPQTSYIGSRIFHHRYPRHKYKVITKFLANRLSSCIDKVISKEQSAFIKGRQILNGPMVVSELITWCNLKNKRIISFKVNFEKAYDSVSWEFLDNMFVILGFGLRWCNWICMCLCNAKTSILVNGSPTGEFRLFCGLRQGDPISPFLLLIIMEGLHLLLKSKVASGAISRVKVGNSNVNICHLFYVDNAIILLEWNRESLINTLATLNKFHNMSSLKINMAKSHLFGLGVDELQIKAYVQEMGCSKGTFPFTYLGLPIGVNMITVSNWKNKGWLPNNVLRIKVGDGRSVSFRNDNWLGHGPLHVKFGRLYHLDSNKNCKLADRYNVDSWQCDWKCTLTSRNCSLLNELQEDIGNITISSNMDSWQWGVDNDTEFSVSGTRSYLDDCILPTHLTPTKWGTSVAHCVQLLLKMVTMSSSHAQLLWSYGINADFG; encoded by the exons ATGTACCCACGACCTGCCCGCAACCCATTGGCGGGTATAATTTTCTACCCGTACACGTGCCCGCAG ACAAGTTACATAGGGTCCAGGATTTTCCACCATCGGTATCCTCGTCATAAATACAAAGTTATCACAAAATTTCTTGCAAACCGTTTGTCATCTTGCATTGATAAGGTAATTTCAAAGGAACAATCGGCATTTATTAAAGGTAGACAAATTCTCAATGGCCCGATGGTTGTTAGTGAGCTTATTACGTGGTGTAATTTGAAGAATAAGCGTATTATATCGTTCAaagtgaactttgaaaaagcttacGATTCCGTATCATGGGAGTTTTTGGACAACATGTTTGTGATTTTGGGCTTTGGTTTGAGATGGTGTAATTGGATCTGTATGTGCCTTTGTAATGCAAAGACTTCGATCCTAGTTAATGGAAGTCCGACAGGTGAGTTCCGGTTATTTTGTGGTTTACGACAAGGTGACCCGATTAGTCCGTTTTTACTTCTTATTATAATGGAGGGACTTCATCTATTATTGAAAAGTAAGGTGGCTTCAGGTGCGATATCCAGGGTGAAAGTGGGTAATTCAAATGTTAATATTTGTCACTTATTTTATGTGGATAATGCAATCATTTTATTGGAATGGAATAGAGAAAGTCTTATTAATACCCTTGCGACCTTAAACAAATTTCATAACATGTCAAGTCTGAAAATCAACATGGCCAAATCTCATCTATTTGGGCTAGGTGTTGACGAGCTACAAATCAAGGCATACGTCCAAGAAATGGGGTGCTCCAAAGGTACGTTTCCTTTTACTTATTTGGGTCTCCCAATTGGTGTTAATATGATTACGGTTTCAAATTGGAAA AACAAAGGTTGGCTTCCGAATAATGTTCTCCGGATAAAGGTGGGTGATGGTCGATCCGTTAGCTTTCGGAATGATAACTGGTTAGGTCATGGACCGTTACATGTTAAGTTTGGAAGACTTTATCATTTAGATTCGAACAAAAATTGTAAACTTGCGGATCGCTATAATGTTGATAGTTGGCAATGCGATTGGAAATGCACATTAACTTCCAGGAACTGTTCATTACTCAACGAGCTACAGGAGGATATTGGTAACATTACGATATCGAGCAATATGGATTCTTGGCAATGGGGTGTTGATAATGACACGGAATTTTCCGTTAGTGGGACAAGAAGTTATTTGGATGATTGTATTCTACCGACTCATTTAACTCCTACAAAATGG GGAACATCGGTTGCGCATTGTGTCCAGTTACTGTTGAAGATGGTCACCATGTCTTCTTCTCATGCGCAGTTGTTATGGAGTTATGGCATAAATgcagactttggctaa